The DNA segment CGTCAAGCGGTGCGGGACGGGCTCGGCGCCGATTTCGTCACGGTTCCCGGCGAGAACGGCGTCGAGGCCCGGGCCCGGATCAGCAGCCTGATCCGGAGGATCCCGCTCGACGTGGGCGTGGTCGACGCCTTCCCCGCCGAGTACGGCGGATCCGGCGACCAGGGCGGCTCGGTGGTGGCCGCCGAGATGCTCGCCCAGGTCGACCTCTCGCTCATGGTGAAGGCGGGCGTGCACTGGGGTCTGTTCGGCGGGGCCGTCGTCGCGCTCGGCACGAGGAAGCACCACGACGCCTACCTGCGCGACATCATGACGGTGGCGCTGCCGGGCTGCTTCGCGATGACCGAGACCGGTCACGGCTCGGACGTGCAGCAGCTGCGGACGACGTGTGAGTACGACCCGTCGACCGGCACGTTCGACCTGCACACCCCGCACGAGGCCGCGCGCAAGGACTACATCGGCAACGCGGCGAAGGACGGCCGGATGGCTGTCGTCTTCGCCCAGCTGATCACCGGCGGCAAGCGGTACGGCGTGCACGCGTGGCTGGTCCCGATCCGGGACGAGGACGGCAACCCGCTGCCCGGCGTCACGATCGGCGACGCCGGAGCGAAGGCCGGTCTGCTCGGCGTGGACAACGGCCGGATCTCCTTCGACCACGTGACGGTCCCTCGCGACATGCTGCTCGACCGGTACGGCCAGGTCGCGCCGGACGGCACCTACTCCAGCTCGATCGAGAACGACACCCGGCGCTTCTTCACGATGCTCGGCACCCTGGTCCGCGGCCGGGTGACGGTCGGCGGCGCGGCCTCGGCGGCGACGCGGAGCGCTCTCACCATCGCCGTCCGGTACGGCGACAGCCGCCGCCAGTTCACCAAGCCCGGTGACGAGCGCGAGGTGCTGCTCAACGACTACCTGGCTCACCAGCGCAAACTGCTGCCGGCCCTGGCCACGACCTATGCGTACGCGTTCGCTCAGGAGGAGCTCGTCGCCACGCTCGCGGACGTACAGTCAGAAGCCTCTGATCTTGATGAGCATCGCCAGAGGGAACTCGAATCACGTGCCGCGGGTCTGAAGGCCATGCAGACCTGGCACGCCACCCGCACGATCCAGATGTGCCGG comes from the Actinoplanes sp. OR16 genome and includes:
- a CDS encoding acyl-CoA dehydrogenase; translated protein: MNGQQNSVDPARLQEVLDGRWAHVRQAVRDGLGADFVTVPGENGVEARARISSLIRRIPLDVGVVDAFPAEYGGSGDQGGSVVAAEMLAQVDLSLMVKAGVHWGLFGGAVVALGTRKHHDAYLRDIMTVALPGCFAMTETGHGSDVQQLRTTCEYDPSTGTFDLHTPHEAARKDYIGNAAKDGRMAVVFAQLITGGKRYGVHAWLVPIRDEDGNPLPGVTIGDAGAKAGLLGVDNGRISFDHVTVPRDMLLDRYGQVAPDGTYSSSIENDTRRFFTMLGTLVRGRVTVGGAASAATRSALTIAVRYGDSRRQFTKPGDEREVLLNDYLAHQRKLLPALATTYAYAFAQEELVATLADVQSEASDLDEHRQRELESRAAGLKAMQTWHATRTIQMCREACGGAGYLSENRLPGLKADTDVFTTFEGDNTVLLQLVAKGLLTGYRDAFGSLDGWGRATFVAEQVREMVLERTAARSVIQRLVSAVPGRDEEVAVTDRGWHLKMFEDREKHTLEGAIRRLRAGAATKKDRPFDIFNDVQDHVLRTAAAHIDRVTLEAFVAGIERATDPAARTLLSRVCDLYALSVIEADKGWFLEHGRLTPARSKAVTGVVNDLLRALRPDLRTLVDAFAIPEHWLNAAILHEEPGRQDAMAKEDDAVAAAR